The following are from one region of the Polaribacter marinaquae genome:
- a CDS encoding phosphatidate cytidylyltransferase — protein MRNLLRRSFSGIIYVLIFISAILFSKESYMALIAFFGFVAVWELSKMIQLKSIGAYLLFGFSLFLIIKRPYNYAINIILAINIASSLFLIFQLFKKKEIKFKTERDKLGLTIRYLIFSFCFLILLPFVNEEYRPYIMISILILIWVNDSFAFLVGKNFGKTKLFVSVSPKKTIEGFIGGFVFSLVAAYFISRLNNDFSLLNWFIIATIVSVIGTIGDLVESKLKRQAKIKDSGNIMPGHGGILDRLDSLLFAAPFVYLYINFII, from the coding sequence ATGCGCAACCTTTTAAGAAGGAGTTTTTCTGGAATCATATATGTTTTAATTTTTATATCTGCTATTCTTTTTTCTAAAGAATCTTATATGGCTTTAATTGCATTTTTTGGTTTTGTTGCCGTTTGGGAACTTTCAAAAATGATTCAATTAAAAAGTATAGGTGCTTATTTACTTTTTGGTTTTTCGCTATTTCTAATAATTAAAAGACCTTACAATTACGCTATCAATATTATTTTGGCTATAAATATTGCATCTTCATTATTTTTAATTTTTCAGTTATTTAAAAAGAAAGAAATTAAATTTAAAACAGAAAGAGATAAACTAGGCTTAACAATAAGATATCTTATTTTTTCTTTTTGTTTCTTAATTTTATTACCTTTTGTAAATGAAGAGTACAGACCTTATATAATGATATCTATCTTAATCCTTATTTGGGTAAACGATAGTTTCGCTTTCTTGGTCGGTAAAAACTTTGGTAAAACAAAATTGTTTGTTTCTGTTTCTCCTAAAAAAACCATCGAGGGTTTTATAGGTGGTTTTGTATTTTCTTTAGTGGCAGCATATTTTATTAGTAGATTAAACAACGATTTTTCTTTACTAAATTGGTTTATCATAGCTACAATTGTTTCTGTAATTGGTACAATTGGTGATTTGGTAGAATCTAAATTGAAAAGACAAGCAAAAATTAAAGACAGTGGTAATATTATGCCAGGTCATGGAGGTATTTTAGATAGGCTAGATAGTTTATTATTTGCGGCTCCGTTTGTATATTTGTATATTAACTTTATTATTTAA
- a CDS encoding LUD domain-containing protein, translating to MNFLKKIFNIPVKEDKEIQRQEVNLSLDDLFVHNFIEKGGKFLYCLKKEEVLENLKRILSENDWKEILLINDNLRRFIDEDKIAIHSNFKKSVPFLTSCEHLIADKGEVLFSSNQLKSTKLSELSENFIVYATTSQLVRNTGEGLTGIKTNSKDTLPTNISSVKNYEINKKDDNFLNYGNSNTKNLYLLLLEDL from the coding sequence ATGAATTTTTTAAAAAAGATATTTAACATACCGGTTAAAGAAGATAAAGAAATCCAAAGACAAGAAGTAAACTTGTCTTTGGATGATCTTTTTGTACATAATTTCATAGAAAAAGGTGGTAAATTTCTATATTGTTTAAAGAAAGAAGAGGTTTTAGAGAACCTAAAAAGAATACTTTCTGAAAACGATTGGAAAGAAATTTTACTAATAAATGACAATTTACGCAGATTTATAGACGAAGATAAAATTGCAATACACAGTAATTTTAAAAAATCGGTTCCTTTTCTTACTTCATGCGAACATTTAATTGCAGATAAAGGAGAAGTTTTATTTTCTTCCAATCAATTAAAGAGTACCAAATTATCAGAATTATCAGAAAACTTTATTGTTTACGCCACAACTAGTCAACTAGTTAGAAACACTGGCGAGGGTTTAACAGGTATCAAAACAAACTCTAAAGATACTTTGCCAACAAATATATCTTCAGTAAAAAATTATGAAATTAATAAAAAAGATGATAATTTTTTAAATTATGGCAACAGTAATACAAAAAACTTATATTTGCTGCTGTTAGAAGATTTATAA
- the ftsH gene encoding ATP-dependent zinc metalloprotease FtsH, which produces MNENKKDNNTNTPKFKFNAYWIYGAILVLLIGFQFFSSGDLATKSISKNEFNEVLRDNDISKIIVVNNNVAQVFIKEEAIKKEKYQKLINSTFYRKGSSLYEYNFGDLQNFENSLQEAKKENDLTFDLKNESRTSMLDTLIGFLPFIILIAIWLFFMRRMSGGGAGSGGGGQIFNIGKSKAKLFDKDTKVKTTFENVAGLEGAKEEVQEIVDFLKNPEKYTSLGGKIPKGALLVGPPGTGKTLLAKAVAGEAGVPFFSLSGSDFVEMFVGVGASRVRDLFKQAAQKSPSIIFIDEIDAIGRARGKNSMTGGNDERENTLNQLLTEMDGFGTDTNVIVIAATNRADVLDSALMRAGRFDRQIYVDLPNINERKAIFEVHIKPLKLADDVNVEFLAQQTPGFSGADIANMCNESALIAARNGKTAIHHQDFLDAVDRIVGGLEKKNKVITPKEKKVIAYHEAGHATVSWMLEHAAPLVKVTIVPRGQSLGAAWYLPAERLIVQTEQMLDEMCATLGGRAAEKIIFNKISTGALSDLEKVTKQARAMITVYGLNEEVGNVTYYDSSGNDSFVKPYSDDTAKRIDEEISKLIENQYQRAIELLHNNKEKLTVLAELLLEKEVIFKDDLEKVFGKRPFEALDAEVKVEKLIEEEANVPPAAESTEE; this is translated from the coding sequence ATGAACGAAAATAAAAAAGACAACAACACAAATACACCAAAATTTAAGTTTAACGCTTATTGGATTTATGGTGCAATTTTAGTATTACTAATTGGATTTCAGTTTTTTAGCAGTGGTGACTTAGCTACTAAAAGCATCTCGAAAAACGAGTTTAATGAAGTTTTAAGAGATAACGATATTTCTAAAATAATTGTAGTTAATAACAACGTCGCTCAGGTTTTTATAAAAGAAGAAGCTATTAAGAAAGAGAAATATCAAAAATTAATAAATTCTACATTTTACAGAAAAGGATCTTCTTTGTACGAATATAATTTTGGTGATTTACAAAATTTTGAAAACAGCTTACAAGAAGCTAAAAAAGAAAACGATTTAACTTTCGATTTAAAAAACGAAAGTAGAACAAGCATGTTAGATACCTTAATTGGTTTTTTACCTTTTATTATCTTAATTGCTATTTGGTTATTCTTTATGCGTAGAATGTCTGGCGGTGGTGCTGGTTCTGGTGGTGGTGGCCAAATTTTTAACATTGGTAAATCGAAAGCTAAGTTATTTGATAAAGACACGAAAGTAAAAACAACTTTTGAAAATGTAGCAGGTTTAGAAGGCGCTAAAGAAGAAGTGCAAGAAATTGTAGATTTCTTAAAAAACCCAGAGAAATATACTTCACTTGGTGGTAAAATACCAAAAGGTGCTTTATTAGTAGGACCTCCGGGAACAGGTAAAACTTTATTAGCAAAAGCTGTTGCAGGTGAAGCTGGAGTACCTTTCTTTTCATTATCTGGTTCAGACTTTGTAGAGATGTTTGTTGGTGTTGGTGCCTCTAGAGTTAGAGATTTGTTTAAACAAGCTGCACAAAAATCGCCTTCAATAATATTTATTGATGAGATTGACGCAATTGGTAGAGCTCGTGGTAAAAATAGCATGACAGGTGGTAACGATGAAAGAGAAAACACATTAAACCAACTGTTAACAGAAATGGATGGTTTTGGTACAGATACAAACGTAATTGTTATTGCTGCAACCAACAGAGCAGATGTTTTAGATAGTGCACTTATGCGTGCTGGTCGATTTGACAGACAAATCTATGTAGACTTACCTAATATTAATGAGCGTAAAGCAATTTTTGAGGTTCATATTAAACCTTTAAAATTAGCAGATGATGTAAATGTTGAGTTTTTAGCACAACAAACACCTGGTTTTTCGGGTGCAGATATTGCTAATATGTGTAACGAATCTGCTTTAATTGCTGCCAGAAATGGTAAAACTGCGATTCATCATCAAGACTTTTTAGATGCTGTAGATAGAATTGTTGGTGGTTTAGAAAAGAAAAACAAGGTAATTACACCAAAAGAGAAAAAAGTAATTGCTTATCACGAAGCTGGTCATGCAACAGTAAGTTGGATGTTAGAACATGCTGCACCCTTAGTAAAAGTAACTATTGTACCAAGAGGACAATCTTTAGGAGCTGCATGGTATTTACCAGCTGAAAGGTTAATTGTGCAAACAGAACAAATGTTAGATGAAATGTGTGCTACACTTGGTGGTAGAGCTGCAGAAAAAATCATCTTTAATAAAATATCTACAGGTGCTTTAAGTGATTTAGAAAAAGTTACTAAGCAAGCAAGAGCAATGATAACGGTTTATGGTTTAAATGAAGAAGTTGGTAATGTTACCTATTACGATTCTTCTGGAAACGATTCTTTTGTGAAGCCTTATAGTGATGATACTGCAAAAAGAATTGACGAAGAAATTTCTAAATTAATCGAAAATCAATACCAAAGAGCTATTGAGTTATTACATAATAATAAGGAAAAATTAACAGTTTTAGCTGAGTTGCTTTTAGAGAAAGAAGTTATCTTTAAAGACGATTTAGAAAAAGTATTTGGTAAAAGACCATTTGAAGCATTAGATGCAGAAGTAAAAGTAGAAAAATTGATTGAAGAAGAAGCGAATGTTCCCCCAGCAGCAGAAAGCACTGAGGAATAA
- the rsfS gene encoding ribosome silencing factor produces MTNKQVSTDDLISVIIQGIEEVKGEDIQLLDLREIENTVCDYFIICSGNSNTQVKAISGSVQKMVSKQLKDKPWHIEGENIAEWILMDYVNVAVHIFQKQTRDFYDIEGLWGDAKITEIKPA; encoded by the coding sequence ATGACAAATAAACAAGTAAGTACAGATGATTTAATATCTGTTATAATTCAGGGAATTGAGGAAGTTAAAGGAGAAGATATTCAATTACTTGACTTACGCGAAATTGAAAATACCGTTTGCGATTATTTTATAATTTGCTCTGGTAACTCCAACACACAAGTAAAAGCAATTTCTGGTTCGGTTCAAAAAATGGTAAGCAAACAGCTAAAAGATAAGCCTTGGCACATAGAAGGTGAAAATATTGCTGAATGGATTCTAATGGACTACGTAAACGTTGCAGTACATATCTTTCAAAAACAAACAAGAGATTTTTATGACATTGAAGGTCTTTGGGGAGATGCAAAAATTACAGAAATAAAACCAGCTTAA
- a CDS encoding biotin--[acetyl-CoA-carboxylase] ligase, giving the protein MKIIKLSAIDSTNSFLKEMASNSVLENYTIVVTDSQVNGRGQQGSVWVSEPYKNLIFSVFVRFSDLDISKRRYLNFAVSLSIYQVLTALEIPKVTIKWPNDILAVNKKICGVLVENSLKGAKIASSVIGIGLNVNQTVFPKHLEKASSLKLIRPKPYNLEEILDLLILKLKEKIAVLESDHFETLEKDYLHVLHKKNIPTMFKDSKNALFMGVIRGISIDGKLQVEVEDETILEFGIKEISLL; this is encoded by the coding sequence TTGAAAATAATCAAACTTAGTGCCATCGATTCTACCAATTCTTTTTTAAAAGAAATGGCATCTAATTCTGTTCTAGAAAATTACACAATTGTTGTTACAGATAGCCAAGTAAATGGTCGTGGGCAACAAGGCAGTGTTTGGGTTTCAGAACCTTATAAGAACTTGATATTTAGTGTTTTTGTTCGTTTTTCTGATTTGGATATTTCGAAAAGAAGATACTTGAATTTTGCAGTTTCTTTGTCCATTTATCAAGTTTTAACAGCTTTAGAAATTCCGAAAGTTACCATTAAATGGCCTAACGACATTTTGGCAGTAAACAAGAAAATTTGCGGAGTTTTAGTTGAAAATAGTTTAAAAGGGGCAAAAATAGCATCTTCTGTAATCGGAATAGGACTCAATGTAAATCAAACTGTTTTTCCTAAGCACTTAGAAAAAGCGAGTTCTTTAAAACTGATAAGACCCAAACCTTATAATTTAGAAGAAATTTTAGATTTACTTATTTTAAAGTTGAAAGAGAAGATAGCAGTTTTAGAATCTGATCATTTTGAGACTTTAGAAAAAGACTATTTACATGTGTTGCATAAAAAAAACATTCCTACTATGTTTAAAGATAGTAAAAATGCTTTATTTATGGGTGTAATTCGAGGTATTTCTATAGATGGTAAGCTTCAAGTAGAAGTAGAAGATGAAACCATTTTAGAATTTGGCATTAAAGAAATTTCTTTACTTTAA
- a CDS encoding SRPBCC family protein gives MNITGNKVVIDKSQEELFNFFSELNNFEKIMPENTQKFEVDGDSFLFSLPGMPEIRLVLKEKTEFSNITLGAASSKLSFALAADIVKIEDTKSEVSLNFNGDFNPMMAMMVKKPLSKFVDTLTENISKL, from the coding sequence ATGAATATTACAGGAAACAAAGTTGTGATTGATAAATCGCAAGAAGAATTATTTAACTTTTTTAGCGAATTAAATAATTTTGAAAAAATAATGCCAGAAAACACACAAAAGTTTGAAGTTGATGGCGATTCTTTTTTATTTAGCTTACCAGGAATGCCAGAAATAAGATTGGTATTAAAAGAAAAAACTGAATTTTCTAACATTACCCTTGGTGCTGCTAGCAGTAAATTATCTTTTGCATTGGCTGCGGATATTGTTAAAATTGAAGATACTAAAAGTGAGGTTTCTTTAAATTTTAATGGAGATTTTAACCCAATGATGGCTATGATGGTAAAAAAACCATTATCTAAATTTGTAGATACTTTGACAGAAAATATTTCGAAACTTTAA
- the pyrE gene encoding orotate phosphoribosyltransferase produces the protein MILNKDTAKKTAELLLQVKAIKLNPSDPFNWASGWKSPIYCDNRVTLSYPPVRIFLKEEIAKIVEKEYGKPDVIAGVATGAIAIGILVAQELGVPFIYVRPEPKKHGRKNQIEGHLESGQNVVVIEDLISTGKSSLNAVDALKEAGAVVKGMVAIFSYGFEVATDNFKEKNVALTTLSNYDNLLEQALESNYISEKELITLHEWRREPSTWNQ, from the coding sequence ATGATTTTAAACAAAGATACGGCAAAAAAAACAGCTGAACTTTTACTACAAGTAAAAGCAATTAAGCTAAACCCAAGCGATCCTTTTAATTGGGCATCGGGTTGGAAATCGCCAATTTATTGCGATAACAGAGTAACGCTTTCATATCCTCCGGTTCGTATTTTCTTAAAAGAAGAAATTGCAAAAATTGTAGAGAAAGAATACGGTAAACCAGATGTAATTGCTGGTGTTGCAACGGGTGCAATAGCAATTGGTATTTTAGTAGCGCAAGAATTAGGTGTACCTTTTATTTATGTAAGACCAGAACCTAAAAAACATGGTAGAAAAAACCAAATTGAAGGGCATTTAGAAAGCGGACAAAATGTAGTGGTTATAGAAGATTTAATAAGTACTGGTAAAAGTAGCTTAAATGCAGTAGATGCTTTAAAAGAAGCGGGCGCTGTTGTTAAAGGTATGGTCGCTATTTTTTCTTATGGCTTTGAGGTTGCAACAGACAATTTTAAAGAAAAGAACGTTGCACTTACTACATTAAGCAACTACGACAACTTGTTAGAACAAGCACTAGAAAGTAATTATATTTCTGAAAAAGAATTGATTACCTTGCACGAATGGAGAAGAGAGCCTAGTACTTGGAATCAATAA
- a CDS encoding NUDIX domain-containing protein — protein sequence MYKVFVNDKPIIVTSSQKKENDFPLYILKNSVTEEIIHKLKSNSVKGITLYTPNLEEGWRAFLKTFNIVSAAGGLVLNTHKEILCIYRFDKWDLPKGRIEKGESVEEAAVREVEEECGIDGLQLEQPLLTTYHVYFQNGMKLKETFWYLMTTTYAGALTPQLEEGITKVVFKKQKEAAIALTNSYKNIALVYDTYLNM from the coding sequence ATGTATAAAGTTTTTGTAAATGATAAGCCAATAATTGTAACATCTTCTCAAAAAAAAGAGAATGATTTTCCTTTGTATATTTTAAAAAATTCTGTAACAGAAGAAATTATACACAAACTTAAAAGTAACAGTGTTAAGGGGATAACGCTTTATACGCCCAATTTAGAGGAAGGTTGGCGCGCTTTTTTAAAAACTTTTAATATCGTTTCTGCAGCCGGTGGTTTGGTTTTAAATACCCACAAAGAAATATTGTGTATTTACAGGTTTGATAAATGGGATTTACCTAAAGGAAGAATCGAAAAAGGCGAGTCTGTAGAAGAAGCTGCTGTAAGAGAGGTAGAAGAAGAATGTGGTATAGATGGCTTGCAATTGGAACAACCATTACTTACTACCTACCATGTTTATTTTCAAAACGGAATGAAACTAAAAGAAACCTTTTGGTATTTGATGACGACGACGTATGCGGGCGCTTTAACACCACAATTAGAAGAGGGTATTACAAAGGTTGTTTTTAAGAAACAAAAAGAGGCAGCAATAGCGTTAACAAATTCGTATAAAAACATCGCTTTAGTTTATGATACTTACCTAAATATGTAA
- a CDS encoding SulP family inorganic anion transporter produces MTGFIKKIMPNAKDDALAGITVSLAMIPEVVAFAFVAQISPIVALFGAFVIGLISAVFGGRPGLISGAAGAVAVIFVNMIQEGHAKGLLFDTPVENMGYFYLLAAVVLMGVIQVIAGLFKLGKFVRLIPHPVMMGFVNGLAIVIFMAQLGMFTENKKDVYGQNMRKTTAKELVYKVENNQVKDLASGTVLFTIEGSTIKNANTNQDAFLVSEGQVFDINTKKVIYNADKEGFYTVKDSGVVKTTMQGKTLYVMIGLVLLTMFIVWGLPKLTTKIPAALTAILIVTLVSIFSGLGSINVGDFIRDGGGAGLNGIAELSKNLNVLELWSNLPFNLDTLKFIAPYAFLAASVGLIETLMTMNLVDELTESRGNGNKECVAQGAGNILSGMFGGTGGCGMIGQTVININAGGRGRLSGVMMALTLLTFILFADKYIEQVPIAALVGVMFMMVIETFAWSSFRILKKIPISDAAVLIIVSAVTVFFDLAIAVFVGVIISALSFAWTSAKKIRARKRFKADGTKIYEIWGPLFFGSITAFNDKFDIKTDPEHIEIDFVESRVSDHSAIEAIFALVEKYQAAGKKVTLKHLSEDCKVLLYKASPIFDGVIEEGIDDPRYHLAANPEKFPKPLGEYKF; encoded by the coding sequence ATGACAGGATTTATCAAAAAAATAATGCCAAATGCAAAAGATGATGCATTAGCAGGTATAACGGTTTCTTTAGCAATGATACCAGAGGTGGTAGCCTTTGCTTTTGTAGCGCAAATTAGCCCAATTGTGGCCTTGTTTGGTGCTTTTGTTATTGGATTAATTTCTGCTGTTTTTGGTGGTAGACCAGGATTAATTTCTGGAGCAGCTGGTGCTGTAGCCGTTATTTTTGTAAATATGATACAAGAAGGGCACGCCAAAGGATTGCTTTTTGACACACCTGTAGAAAATATGGGGTATTTCTACCTGTTAGCAGCAGTGGTTTTAATGGGAGTTATACAGGTAATTGCCGGTTTGTTTAAACTAGGTAAGTTTGTAAGGCTAATTCCGCACCCTGTAATGATGGGATTTGTAAACGGTTTGGCTATTGTTATTTTTATGGCACAGTTGGGTATGTTTACAGAAAACAAGAAAGATGTTTATGGACAAAATATGCGTAAAACAACAGCCAAAGAATTGGTATATAAAGTAGAGAATAATCAAGTAAAAGATCTTGCTTCTGGCACAGTGTTGTTTACAATAGAAGGTAGTACCATTAAAAACGCAAATACCAACCAAGACGCATTTTTAGTTTCAGAAGGTCAGGTTTTTGATATCAACACAAAAAAGGTAATCTATAATGCAGATAAAGAAGGTTTTTACACTGTAAAAGATAGTGGTGTGGTAAAAACAACCATGCAAGGTAAAACACTGTATGTTATGATTGGTTTGGTGTTGTTAACCATGTTTATTGTTTGGGGCTTGCCTAAATTAACAACAAAAATACCGGCAGCTTTAACAGCTATTTTAATCGTAACATTGGTGTCTATATTTAGTGGTTTAGGTTCTATAAATGTAGGAGACTTTATTAGAGATGGAGGAGGAGCTGGCTTAAACGGAATAGCAGAACTTTCTAAAAACTTAAATGTATTAGAATTATGGAGTAACCTGCCTTTTAATTTAGACACTTTAAAATTCATTGCGCCGTATGCCTTTTTAGCTGCTTCTGTTGGTTTGATAGAAACGCTAATGACAATGAACTTGGTAGACGAGTTAACAGAATCTAGAGGTAATGGTAATAAAGAATGTGTAGCGCAAGGTGCTGGTAACATCTTAAGTGGTATGTTTGGTGGTACAGGTGGTTGTGGTATGATTGGGCAAACTGTAATTAATATCAACGCAGGTGGTAGAGGCCGTTTGTCTGGTGTTATGATGGCATTAACTTTATTAACCTTTATTTTATTTGCAGATAAATATATAGAACAAGTACCAATTGCAGCTTTGGTTGGGGTTATGTTTATGATGGTTATAGAAACCTTTGCCTGGTCTAGTTTTAGAATTTTAAAGAAAATACCAATATCGGATGCCGCAGTATTAATTATTGTATCTGCAGTAACCGTGTTTTTTGATTTAGCCATTGCAGTATTTGTGGGGGTTATTATTTCTGCTTTATCTTTTGCATGGACAAGTGCTAAGAAAATTAGAGCAAGAAAACGTTTTAAAGCAGATGGTACAAAGATTTACGAAATTTGGGGGCCTTTGTTCTTTGGAAGCATTACTGCTTTTAATGATAAGTTTGATATTAAAACAGATCCAGAACATATAGAAATAGATTTTGTAGAGTCTAGAGTTTCAGACCACTCTGCCATCGAGGCAATATTTGCTTTGGTAGAAAAATACCAGGCAGCGGGTAAAAAAGTTACGTTAAAGCATTTAAGTGAAGATTGTAAAGTGCTTTTATACAAAGCATCTCCTATTTTTGACGGAGTTATCGAAGAAGGTATCGACGATCCTCGTTATCACTTAGCTGCAAACCCAGAGAAGTTCCCGAAACCTCTTGGTGAGTATAAGTTTTAA